From the bacterium genome, the window AGCTACGGAACCACCAATATATCGAGGTGGCGTCATGGGGCGCTTCTTTTTTCAATGCTCTATTTCGCGGCAAAAAAAATGAAATTCACCTGAACTTCCGGTAAAAAAGCATGAGTTTCAAGCTCGATATTCAGAGAACGATAGAAAACCGTCAAAAACTGTTGAACAACAGGAATCTCCTCTATTGGTATCAGATTCTCTTTGAAACTCAATTCAAAGCGATAATGAATTTCAGCAATCTGAATGTCATTGAAATCGGCAGCGGAACATCTCCCGTTAAAAACTTTTATCCATCTGTTATCACGACGGATATATTACCTATGGATCATCTCGACCATGTATTCGATTGCCATGACATCGATCGATTCGAAAAGATACAGGATGAAAGTATCGATATTATCACCATGACAAATGTGATGCATCACCTGGGAAAACCCGTTGATTTTCTGCTAAAAGCCTCAAAAAAGCTTAAAAATGACGGGGTAATATTCATCACCGAGCCCTATATGTCGTTTTTTTCGTATATTCTTTACAAACTCCTGCACCGTGAGCCCATTGACTATTCGATCACCAAGCCCGAATTATCCGGAATCCGAGGCCCCCTTTCAAGCGCAAATATCGCCCTCTCATACAAATTGTTTTTTTCACGGAAAGACTGGATACTGCCTCTCCATGAAAAGTACAGTATCGATTCACGGGAAATTCGGTATTATACGTTCCTTTCATATTTCCTGACCGGTGGAATTTCCAGCAGGGTTCCGATACCATATGGGATATATAAGCTTCTGTTTAAAATAGATTTGTATATTTCACACCTGTTGCCGCGTGTGTGCGCCTCTTTTTTCACGATTAAACTGAAAAAGAATGCCGATGAAACCCGATAAAACACGCCGATTGAATAATGAAATGAGGCATGGGGAATATCTTGTTAAACACGATCCCGGAAATATCTGGAACTGGGAATCTCCGGCCGGGAAGGTACGCTGGAATCGCAGAGTACGAATGCTTATATCACACATCACCGCGGAAATGAACGTTCTCGAGATCGGATGCGGCACCGGCTGCCTGACCCTTGAACTGGAAAGAACCGGCGCCGCAATAACCGCAGTCGATATTTCACGGGACCTTCTCGAACGAGCCCGGCTCCGGATAACCTCGCCGCGTGTCACTTTCCTCGAAGAGGATTGCTGCCATTCCCGTTTCCCGGACGATACATTCGATACCATCATCGGGAGCTCCGTTCTTCACCACCTCGATATCGATGCTGCATTACACGAGATATACCGGCTCCTGAAGCCGGGGGGCAGCATTTTTTTTACCGAGCCGAATATGCTGAATCCGCAGATAGCCCTTCAGAAAAACATACCATACCTGAAACGAAAATTAGGTGATTCTCCCGATGAGACCGCTTTCATACGATGGTCGTTGAAGAATAAAATGCTCAAAGAAGGTTTCAGCGCTATAAAAATAGTGCCGTTCGACTTTTTGCATCCGGGAATTCCACGGTCGCTCATATCCATTGTTCAGCCGTTGTGCTCATGGGCCGAAAAGATACCCATGGTGTCCGAAATAGCCGGCTCTCTCTATATCCGTGCGGTGAAAGCGGGGGATGAATGAGCCGGATTCAATCGATAAAGATCAAAACATCGGACGATTGCCTGTTTTAACTTTTTATACTGCTTTGTGGGTCCACGATGACGCGAAACACAAAAAAAATGATTGTCAGTATAGTGCTTGTCATGCTGACGATGTGTGTTTACCTGCAGGTTCGGGGTCATGAATTCCTCCAGCTCGATGACGATACCTATATATACGAGAACCATCATGTCCAGCGAGGATTGTCATTGGAAGGATTGAAATGGGCGTTCAGTTTCAATGAAATCGCTTACTGGCATCCGCTGACATGGCTGTCGCTCATGCTCGATGCTCAATTCTTCGGTAAAAATCCCGCCGGTTATCACCTCGAAAACATGATAATTCATATTCTCAATGCGCTTCTTGTATTCTTTGTTTTCGAACGCATGACGAAATCGCTCTGGTCAAGCGCTTTTATTGCAGCGCTTTTTGCCCTTCATCCCATCAATATCGAATCCGTTGCCTGGGCGACAGAGCGTAAAAGTGTGCTCAGCACCCTTTTCTGGATGGCGACGATGTTCGTTTATGTGCTCTATACTGAACGACCGTCTGTCAAACGGTATCTTCCCGTTCTTCTCTTTTTGATCATGGGTCTCCTGTCAAAACCCGTTCTGGCAACACTGCCGGCTGTTTTATGCCTCGTCGATTTCTGGCCTCTCGAACGGTTCGCCAGTCTTGGGGTCAAACAACGCCGGAAAAACAAGCCATCGCGCGGAAATGCTCATGGATATGGCAACCGCCTGCTCTTTTATGAAAAAATCCCCCTGTTTTTATTATCCGCATCTGCCGTTTTCATATCGTTTCTCTCGTCCCGCGCTTTTCCGAGTTTTACGAGATCGATTCCGCTGGCCCAGAAAATCTCCACATCGCTTATCGGTTATGCGTTATACATAAAGAAATTTCTGTGGCCCGACAGTTTCGCTGTGTATTATCCCTATCCTTCCTCTGTGTCGCCTTTGCATATTGCGGTTTCTGTCGCGCTGCTTGCCGTAATAACCGTATTCGTCATCAGATATGTCCGCTCAGCACCGTATCTCATAACCGGCTGGCTGTGGTATCTCATTACGCTTTTCCCGGTAATCGGTATCGTACAGGCGGGATTATGGCCTCTGATCGCCGACAGGTTTGCGTATGTGCCGTTTATCGGTCTTTTCGTCATGGCATCATGGGGATTGCCACAAGTATTCAGGGCGTGGAGCATTAAGAGAGAAATTCTCGTCGTGATGGCGGCAGCTTCGATTCTTGCGTGCGCGGTCATTGCCCGGATCAACGTACGGTACTGGAAAGACAGCGTTACACTGTATCGGCATGCCCTTGCGGTAACCGATAACAATGCCGAGATACAGTGGAGGCTCGGGCTCGTTTTCCTACAGCTGGACAAATATGACGAGGCATACGCGGCGTGCGGGCAGTCGCTGAAGATGTATCCGTATATACCGCAGGCATATAATATCATGGGATTGTCTCTGGTCAAGAGAAACAGGTATGATGAAGCCATCGCACATTATAAAAAAGCATTGCAGATGAAAGCCGATTATGTTGAGGTATATGATAATCTGGGATCGGCGCTTGCTGACAGGAATATGCCGGATGAGGCGATCAGACAGTATAATGAAGCGCTGCGGATAGATCCGGATTTTGCGAAGGCCCATAACAACCTGGGATCGGTTCTTGCCGAGCTTGGCAGAACCGACGAGGCCATCGGGCATTACAAAAAGGCGCTCGCGATAAATCCCGATTATGCCGAAGCGCACAACAATCTGGGGGTCGAGCTCGAAGGAATCGGGAAAATAGACGAGGCATTCAGGGAGTATTCCGAAGCGATCCGCTTGAAACCAGATTATGCCGATGCGCATGTCAATCTTGGAAATGTGTACTTTCACAAGGGTGATTACGCCAGAGCCGAAGAACAGTATCGACAGGCGCTGCTCATCAATGCGCACCATGCGGTTGCGGAACAGAATCTGGCAATCATCCGGTCACTGCGGAAACAGTAACGACTGAAAGGCGATTCGGATACCATGTCAATTAATGTTATCGACATTTCCGTTATTCTGGTGTATTTCGCCGCACTCATGGCAATAGGATTTTTGAAAGGGCGGGGGAAACGGGTCAATTCCGGTGAATATTTCATTTCAAAGGGAACACTGCCATGGTGGGTAATTGCCATGGCGTTCGTTGCCACCGGCATGAATACCGAACAGTTGATCGGTCAGAATGGTATGGGATACACCATTGGCCTCACCATGGTCAACTGGTACATAATAGTGTTTTTTGTCTATTCGATGCTGGTTCTTGTTTTCCTTCCCGTATACCTCCGTAACGGCATCGTGACCATGCCTGAATTTCTGGGAAAACGGTTCGACGAGCGAAGCCGGAACGTATTCACCGTGCTCCTTCTGGTGAGTTATGTCCTCCTGAATCTCGCTGTAGTGTTCTATGGCGGCGCGAAGCTGCTCGAAGTCGTCATGGGCCTCAATATATGGTGGGGAGTTTTCATCCTGGGCGCTGTAGCAGGTATCTACACCATGTACGGCGGAATGGCATCGGCATCGTATACGGCGGTTCTCCAGTTCGCCCTTATTTTCATATCCGGTTTTTTTGTGTTTTTTATCGGATATGCCAAGCTTCCGCACGGATGGAGCGATGTCGTTGCACATGCTCCCGGTGGTTTTCACCTTATCCAGCCGATGAATTATCCTGTTATCCCCTGGCACGCAATACCCCTGACCATTCTGGGTCTGCACCTATACTATTCCTGCATCAACCAGGCTCTGGTCCAGAAAAGCTTCGGCGCAAAAACGGAGTGGGACGCCCGTATGGCGATCGTTGTCGCCGGTATGTTCGTGTTTCTCAGGCCGTTTGTTGAGATTTTCCCCGGTATGATCTGCAGGGCGCTCGCCGTTTTCGATCCGCGTTTCGATCTCGGCGATCAGCCGGTCGATAACGTTTTTCCGCTCCTGATACGCGAGCTCATCCCTCAGGGACTTCGCGGACTCATACTGGTCGGTATTCTCTCGTCGGTCATGTCGACCATTTCGGCGTTTCTCAATTCAATTTCCACACTCTTCACTCTCGATGTCTATAAAAAATGGATCGAACCCGGTGCTGACGAGAAAAAACTCGTTCGCGTTGGAATTATCGCCACCCTGTTTCTCATGATTTTCAGCGTTGTATATTCTCCTTTTATCGGTATAATAGGCGGCGGCATCTTTCATTATTTTCAGATGATTGCATCATATCTTGCTGTCCCCATAGCGACAGTATTTCTTGTCGGGATACTCTGGAAACGGGCCACACCTGATTCAGCATTTGTTGTACTCATTGCCGGTATCCCCATTGGTCTTTGTATCAACTGGCTTATCCCTCATCTCTTTCGACCGGAGACAGTTGCGGCATACAGTTTAAGTAATTTCTTCATCATCAGCGGAATGACCCAGGCGGTCTGTGTGCTTCTCATGCTCGCCATCAGCATGTTCACACAACCGAAGCCCGTCGAATCCATTTCCTCGCTGCTTTTTACGAAAGAATCACTCATGCTCCCCGCAAACGAGCCGAAACGTCCCTTTTATCAATCGTTCTGGGTCTGGTGGTTTTTGTTTGTGGCGATGTACGTAATTCTGTATATAATGTTCTGGTAGGATGTATGGTGGTTAAAGGGATTACCTGAGAACACGGAAGGTTTTGCGCATATGAATGTTATCGGATCGGACCTCGGCGGAACGAAACTCTCATCGGCTCTTTTTGCTCCCGAGGGGACGATACTGTATAAAATTTCGGACATCCTCGATGGGAGAGAAGGAAAGGATGTCTGCCGCCTGATACATGATCACATACGGAATCTGCTCTCGGAAAGCGATACTCCGGTCAGTTCGATCGGTATTTCCGTGCCCGGCATATACCGTGAAAAAACCGGGAGCGTATGGGCGCCGAATATTCCCGGTTGGACCGATTATCCGCTCCGTGACGATCTGATCGACCTTATCGGAGATACATCGATACGGATAACCATCGACAGCGACAGGTCATGTTATATACTCGGCGAAACATGGAAGGGCGCGGCACGCGGCTGCTCCGATGTCGTTTTTATTGCTGTCGGCACCGGTATCGGCGCGGGAGTGATGGTCAACGGCGCTGTCGTGCGGGGAAATTCCGGGTGCGCCGGCTCGATCGGATGGTTTGCCCTCGACCGGCCGTATAAAAACGACTATGAAAGAAGCGGTTCATTCGAATACCATACCTCCGGCGAAGGGATAGCCGGGAAAGTACGATCCCTCCTTTCAAGCGATACCGCATATACGGGAATCCTCCGGGAAAAAGACTATGCCGCGATAACGACCCGTGACGTTTTCGACGCCTACGCTAGTCACGATCCCCTGGCGGTTATGGTTCTCGATGAAAGCGTGGAATTATGGGGAATGGCCGCGGCGAACATGATAAGCCTGCTGAATCCGGAAATGATCGTTTTCGGCGGCGGTGTTTTCGGGCCTGCGGGGCAGTTTATCGATAGAATCAGGGATGAGGCCCGGAAATGGGCACAGCCGGTAGGATGCTGCGATGTCAGATTTACCGTTTCGAAGCTCGGACCCGATGCCGGTCTTTATGGCGCCGGAAGGCTGGCACTTTTGAAGGAGGGAGAATACTAAAAATTTTTTCAATCATACCTTAACTGAACGAAACACACGAAAGGAAAAAAGATGTTAGCGAAAGAATGGCTCAATAACGCCCGTGACGTCATGGACAAGATCGAAAAAACACAAATGAAGTCGATACAGAAGGCAGCGGAGATCATGGCGGAGAGTATCGCCGCCGGAAGGTGGGTTCACACGTTTGGCTGCGGTCATGCGACGCTGCCTATCGAGGAGATGTACCCGCGCATCGGAGGATTTGTGGGTTTCCATCCGATGATCGAGCTTCCTCTTTCATTTTTCACCCATATCGTCGGCGAGATGGGGGTTCATCAATTCGTGTTTCTCGAACGCGTGGAAGGGTACGGGAATGAAATTATGAAGAGTTATACCTTCGATCCCCGTGATACCATGTGGTTTTTTTCACATTCGGGAATCAACAACGTCAACATAGATGTCGCGCTCGAAGCGAAACGTCTCGGCATGAAAATTGTTGTTACAGGCTCGGCCGAGGCATATAAAGACATCCCGACCCGTCACTCCTCGGGAAAAAAGCTGTTTGAAATCGCTGATGTCGTCGTGGATTCGTGTGCTACCGCCCAGGATGCATCGGTCGCGCTGAAAAATCACAAGGACAAGATAGGGCCCGTTTCCACAATCTCTTTTGTCACATGCGTCTGGATGATGATAACGACAGTCGCGGAAATTCTTGCGGATAAGGGAGTCAAGGTCTATATACATCCATCGCATAATGTTCCCGGCGACACAACCGCAAAAGACCGTCTCACTGAAGCGCTGAATGAATACAAGAGAAGAATTGCCGGAGTATAACAAAAAGAGTATTTATTTGCCCGGAATTCATCATTAATGGTATTGTCGCGTAAGCTTACAGCATAAGATAATCTTGCGCTATACGGAAAATCGCATATAAAAACAGCCCCTGGTTCACAAGGGGCTGTTTTTATATGATTAACATGGATTATGGTTAGCGGTATAATCCTGCATTCATCAGCGTTTGACCGCTTCCAGGCAGTCCGGCAGATAGTGACACATGAATGTTCTTCCCCAGCGCTGCGATGGTTTGAACGCTTCGGCCATTCTTACTCCGGCCTGGAGACCGCGGAATTGCGCCGGGATTTCAAGAAACGCATCGAGCTCGTAACCGAACAGATCCTTCATCCATGCGTTCTGGCTGGCGTGTTTTTTAACCATTTCGACTTTCGTCTGGAACGTACCGGTAATATCGACA encodes:
- a CDS encoding class I SAM-dependent methyltransferase encodes the protein MSFKLDIQRTIENRQKLLNNRNLLYWYQILFETQFKAIMNFSNLNVIEIGSGTSPVKNFYPSVITTDILPMDHLDHVFDCHDIDRFEKIQDESIDIITMTNVMHHLGKPVDFLLKASKKLKNDGVIFITEPYMSFFSYILYKLLHREPIDYSITKPELSGIRGPLSSANIALSYKLFFSRKDWILPLHEKYSIDSREIRYYTFLSYFLTGGISSRVPIPYGIYKLLFKIDLYISHLLPRVCASFFTIKLKKNADETR
- a CDS encoding class I SAM-dependent methyltransferase — translated: MRHGEYLVKHDPGNIWNWESPAGKVRWNRRVRMLISHITAEMNVLEIGCGTGCLTLELERTGAAITAVDISRDLLERARLRITSPRVTFLEEDCCHSRFPDDTFDTIIGSSVLHHLDIDAALHEIYRLLKPGGSIFFTEPNMLNPQIALQKNIPYLKRKLGDSPDETAFIRWSLKNKMLKEGFSAIKIVPFDFLHPGIPRSLISIVQPLCSWAEKIPMVSEIAGSLYIRAVKAGDE
- a CDS encoding tetratricopeptide repeat protein, giving the protein MTRNTKKMIVSIVLVMLTMCVYLQVRGHEFLQLDDDTYIYENHHVQRGLSLEGLKWAFSFNEIAYWHPLTWLSLMLDAQFFGKNPAGYHLENMIIHILNALLVFFVFERMTKSLWSSAFIAALFALHPINIESVAWATERKSVLSTLFWMATMFVYVLYTERPSVKRYLPVLLFLIMGLLSKPVLATLPAVLCLVDFWPLERFASLGVKQRRKNKPSRGNAHGYGNRLLFYEKIPLFLLSASAVFISFLSSRAFPSFTRSIPLAQKISTSLIGYALYIKKFLWPDSFAVYYPYPSSVSPLHIAVSVALLAVITVFVIRYVRSAPYLITGWLWYLITLFPVIGIVQAGLWPLIADRFAYVPFIGLFVMASWGLPQVFRAWSIKREILVVMAAASILACAVIARINVRYWKDSVTLYRHALAVTDNNAEIQWRLGLVFLQLDKYDEAYAACGQSLKMYPYIPQAYNIMGLSLVKRNRYDEAIAHYKKALQMKADYVEVYDNLGSALADRNMPDEAIRQYNEALRIDPDFAKAHNNLGSVLAELGRTDEAIGHYKKALAINPDYAEAHNNLGVELEGIGKIDEAFREYSEAIRLKPDYADAHVNLGNVYFHKGDYARAEEQYRQALLINAHHAVAEQNLAIIRSLRKQ
- a CDS encoding sodium/solute symporter (Members of the Solute:Sodium Symporter (SSS), TC 2.A.21 as described in tcdb.org, catalyze solute:Na+ symport. Known solutes for members of the family include sugars, amino acids, nucleosides, inositols, vitamins, urea or anions, depending on the system.); translation: MSINVIDISVILVYFAALMAIGFLKGRGKRVNSGEYFISKGTLPWWVIAMAFVATGMNTEQLIGQNGMGYTIGLTMVNWYIIVFFVYSMLVLVFLPVYLRNGIVTMPEFLGKRFDERSRNVFTVLLLVSYVLLNLAVVFYGGAKLLEVVMGLNIWWGVFILGAVAGIYTMYGGMASASYTAVLQFALIFISGFFVFFIGYAKLPHGWSDVVAHAPGGFHLIQPMNYPVIPWHAIPLTILGLHLYYSCINQALVQKSFGAKTEWDARMAIVVAGMFVFLRPFVEIFPGMICRALAVFDPRFDLGDQPVDNVFPLLIRELIPQGLRGLILVGILSSVMSTISAFLNSISTLFTLDVYKKWIEPGADEKKLVRVGIIATLFLMIFSVVYSPFIGIIGGGIFHYFQMIASYLAVPIATVFLVGILWKRATPDSAFVVLIAGIPIGLCINWLIPHLFRPETVAAYSLSNFFIISGMTQAVCVLLMLAISMFTQPKPVESISSLLFTKESLMLPANEPKRPFYQSFWVWWFLFVAMYVILYIMFW
- a CDS encoding ROK family protein gives rise to the protein MNVIGSDLGGTKLSSALFAPEGTILYKISDILDGREGKDVCRLIHDHIRNLLSESDTPVSSIGISVPGIYREKTGSVWAPNIPGWTDYPLRDDLIDLIGDTSIRITIDSDRSCYILGETWKGAARGCSDVVFIAVGTGIGAGVMVNGAVVRGNSGCAGSIGWFALDRPYKNDYERSGSFEYHTSGEGIAGKVRSLLSSDTAYTGILREKDYAAITTRDVFDAYASHDPLAVMVLDESVELWGMAAANMISLLNPEMIVFGGGVFGPAGQFIDRIRDEARKWAQPVGCCDVRFTVSKLGPDAGLYGAGRLALLKEGEY
- a CDS encoding sugar isomerase domain-containing protein, giving the protein MLAKEWLNNARDVMDKIEKTQMKSIQKAAEIMAESIAAGRWVHTFGCGHATLPIEEMYPRIGGFVGFHPMIELPLSFFTHIVGEMGVHQFVFLERVEGYGNEIMKSYTFDPRDTMWFFSHSGINNVNIDVALEAKRLGMKIVVTGSAEAYKDIPTRHSSGKKLFEIADVVVDSCATAQDASVALKNHKDKIGPVSTISFVTCVWMMITTVAEILADKGVKVYIHPSHNVPGDTTAKDRLTEALNEYKRRIAGV